TTTTCGCGGCGGGAGGTCGCAGCGGCTCGGCGGCTTCGCGGGCGAGCCGCAGTGCTTTCAGCCTGGCCATGTTGTCGAGCACGGCTTTCGTTGCGGCGTCGCGCTCGGTGCCGCCGGCCCTGGCCTGGCTTGCTGCGCGCGTAGCCTTGTTGAAACGCGCATCGGCGCGGTCGCGATCTTCTTTTGTCATCTAGGTCGTTTTCTTTTTCTTGGGTTTGGCCTTGGCCTTTACCTTCGGCTCCGGCGGGTTTTCTCGGTCGGCGGCTTCCTTTGCCAGTCGCAGCGCGCGCAGGTCCGCCGTCCGCTTCCGAATCGCGATGTCGGCCGCCGCGATATCGGCCATCGCCTTGATGCCTTCGGCATTCTGGGCGGCCTTTCGGCTCAGTCTGATCTCTCTCAGTTCGGCCGGCGTTTTCGGTTCGTCGTTCATCGGGTGCCTCAAATTCACGGCGCCCAGCATGGGTGCAGCAACCTGTCCAATAACACTATATATGCATCTGGACAGGGCAAGTTTAGGCCGCCTTTCGGAGCAAAAGAGCCGCTTTTCGGCCCAAATCAGCGATCGTGGTGAAGGTCGGCTTCGTCCGCGTCGCTCTCGAGGCCAGCCGGATCGAAGTTCTCGATCCAGGACTGCAAGGCCGGCGAGAGGTGTCCGGCGGCCTTCATCTGCCGCAAGGCGATCCGGATCGTGGTGCGGCCATGGCGGTCCTGCGCCAGCGCCGATGGCGGCTCGTTGGCATCGATCGCTTCCATGATGCGCCGCTTGATCGCTGAGGTCTCGGGCTGTCCGAACCGCTCGATTATTTCCTGAAACGAATCATGGCGGGCCGCGTCGAACGGCCGGGGCTCGCCCAACCCATCGCGCGCCGGATGCGGCGGATAGAGATGCGCGCAGGGAACCCAGCCCTCGGGGATCGGCTCGGTCGCGGGATGGGTCCGGCCGCTCTTCAACAGCTTCGGCAGGACATGGGTGTGCGGCCCGTCGGGGCTTTTTCCCGAAGCGTGCGGGATCGGTTGATAGACCTCGATCCGGCCGAGCCGGCTGAGGAAGACGCGGTGCGGATTGGCCGCCAGAATCAGTCCCATCGCGGGATTGCCGGGCTCGAACACCGCCCGGCCGGCGTGCTGGCGCAACTGTGCCGCGGTGTCGCTATCGCCGACGCGGACGCAGAAATCCGCATGTGGCGCGCCGAGGCCAAGATCGAACAGAACCGATTCGCGATCCTCCGCGCGCAGGGCGTCTCGGTCGGCGCCGAGTTCGGTCAGCACGGTTCGGCCGCCCATCGCGCCATCGTCGTCGGTCAGGCACAGCGCGATGCGCTGATTCCAGCCCGATTTGGTGATGCTTTCGGAGGCGAGAGGCCGGTTACGCGGATGATGCCTGATGACGATGCCGCCGCGCGGCGTGACGGCCGACACGGCGTCGTCGGCCTGCCGCAGTGCGACCGGCTCATCGCGGTCGCGCGAGAATTCGGCGATGGCGCCGAAGGTGCCGAGGCTCCATTGCGTGTCGGGATCGGCGATCGCCCCCTGCAGCAGATCGATCGTCGCAACACGCATCGTTCGCTATTCTCCCGGCATCCGGCCGGGGAGAATAGCGTCACGGGAGATCGGGGCAAGCCGGTCCGGGCAGGACCGGCTTTAGTTCTTGTTTTGACGCGTTTTCTTCACGCGAACCGGTATCCACTTCGCTCGAAAACGCTATGGCCGTCAGAACGTTGCGCCGGCCTTCACCATGTAGGTCCGGCCCGGCAGCGGGTAGGCGCTGAAGCGGCCGGCGGTAAAGCTGCTCGCCACCGCGTAGTCGTAATACAGCGCGTCGAGGATGTTGTTCACGGAGAGCGACCAGTAGAAGTGCTCGTATTCGCCGCTCAGCTTGAAGTCGATGGTGGCGCTGGCCGGAATCCGCCGCTGGGTGTTGGCCTGGTCGTTGTCCATGAAGCGTTCGCTCCAGCCGCGCACGGTGGCATCCGCAACCAGATATTTCTGCCAGATGTTCCAGGTCACGCCGCCGCTGGCGGTATATCGGGACACCAGCGGAACGTCGTTGCCGGCAAACTGGCCTTCGCGGAACACCGCGCGGGTATAGGCCATGCCGCCCCGCAGCATCACGCTGTCGCTGACGCGCAGCGATGCGCTGGTCTCCGAGCCGTAACGGCGGGTCGGATCGAGGTTGACGTTGTAGAACAGCGCCGGGATGAAATGGATCTCGTTCTCGAGGTCCATGCCGTAGATGCTGGATTGCATCTGGAAGCCGCCCGACCTGACGCGGAAGCCGCCTTCGATGTCGTGCGAGGTCTGGGTCTTCAGCCTGAAGTCGCCGGGGAGCGCGTTGAAGAATGGATCGAAGGCGGGTCCGGAGGACAATCTCTCATCGACATTCGGCGTGCGGAACGCACGGGCGGCGCGGCCGAATACCGAGAAGACATTGTTGAAGCGATGTTCGAGGCCGATATGCAGGGCGTATTGGCCTTCCTGACTATCCAGCGGCAGGTTTTGCGCACTGCAGGTAAAGAAAAATGCGCAATTCGGATCGTTGTTGAGAATATCCCTGGCTTTCAGCGTCGTTTGCTGCACACGGGCGCCATACGAGAAATCGGTCGTCGGCAACAGTCCGATGGTCTGCTGCCAGTAACCGGCCAGCGTCTGCTGCTGGAGATCATAGGTGTGGATCGGCGGCGTGCCCTTGTTTACCGGGCGCTCCTGGTGAAAGGTCGCGTCGTAGTAGTCGACGCCGGTCAGGATCGACGACGGCAGCCCGAAGATCACGTTCTTGATGCTCAGGCGCGGGGTGATCGCCCAGGTCTGCAGATGGCTGTCGACGTAACTGTTACCGAAGGGATTGAAGAACCCGGCCTGCTGCTTCTTGTCGCGCACGCCGCCGTCGACGATCAGATCGACGCCGTTCATCAAGGTCTTGGTGAAGCCGGCGGTGGCGTTGGCGCCCTGCTGGTTGCCGTAGTCGAACGGCGTGTTGGTGCCGCGGCGATTGGTGACGAGCTCGTTGAGACCAATGGATGGATCGACCAGCCGGCCGCCGGGGAAGCCGAGCTTCTGGTCGTCGCCGGACAGGGTCAGGAACGCGGTGAGATCGGACGTGGTGTAATTGAGGTTGCCGATGCCGTTGCGCTGGTCGAGGGCATTGTTGACCCGGTAGCCGTCGGACTTGATGCCGTTGCCGTAGAACGACGCCGACCACGGGCCGTAATTGGTCGCGGCCGAGAACGAAACCATGCGGGCGTTGAAGGATCCGGCGCCGCCCTCGGCGCGGATCGCGGCCGGCGGGCCGCCGACGCCGTTTTTCAGGATGATATTGATGACGCCGCCGACCGCGTTGTCACCGTAGAGCACCGCGCCGCTGTTGCCGCGGGTGATCTCGATGCGTTCGATCGAATCGCGCGGAATGGTGGAGAAGTCGACGCCCTGCATGTCGATGTCGTTGACCCTGCGGCCGTTGATCAGGAGCAGGGTATTGGAGCTGGCGAAGGCGCCGAATCCGCGCAGGTCGACGCTGGTCTTCACGCCGTTGACGCCGCCATACAGGCTGGTCAGTTGCACGCCCGGCGTCTGCGCGATGATTTCCTGCAGCGTCGCTGCCGGCGAATGCGCGATCTCCTCCGCGGTGATCACGGTCGCGGATGTGCCGACGATGCCGTTGAATTGCCGGACAGCCGTGGCGCCTGCGGTTCTGCCAGCGGACGGCGCGGCATTGCGCCGGCTGGTCGGCGCGGGCGCTATGCGGCGCGACCCCTGTTCCTGATCGGTCCTAGGCTTGGCCCGGGTGCGGTTCTCGTCATTGGGGGCGCTGATTTCGATCGGCGGCAGGGCGGCCGCGACCTGCTGCGCGCGTGCCGTGGAAACGCCGAAAGACAGAACGGGCACAAGGAAAGTGGTGGCAAGCCAACAGCTGCGGCGCCGCTGTGCGGCCAGAGAGATGGAAGACATGGTTAGACCTCGGTATGACGTCAGTGGCACGTCACAGCGAACGAAGTCTCACCTTTGTGCTTCAAGCACTTCTGGTGAAGCTAATGTCTGTACTCCCCGACCGACATCTTCGCGTGTGACCACGATTGACGGCAGGTCTCCTGGCTCGCGGGTCGTAACCCTTCGTCGCCTTCCCAGGACCGAGATTCCCAGTGGCATAGGACGAAAGATTCACCGCTTACAGTTGCGGGGGCAGCCGCGGCATTGGGGAAGTTTCCCCGCACCGCATTCCCTTTTGATCCCCAAACGAGGGAACCGTCGCGGACATCTAGAAGTTTGCCGGGCGAGGAGTCAATGCTCATCGTTCGGGCCACCGCCTGCGCGGGATCGGGTACGCATTTTGTTCGCGGCCCCGCTTGTGCCCGACCTCAATCGTTGTAAGAGCATGGGAAAGCGGCACGGCTTGCCGCCCCGGGAATGAATTGATGAGCATTCAGAACGTCATGGCGATGGCGGACATCGCGGCGCGGCGGCGCGCCGGCGTGATGGCCGCGCTCGTGATGCTGGTCGTGCTGCTGGTGCTGATCTCGCTCGGGACCGGGCCGGTGTGGCTGTCGCCACCGGCCGTGGCCGAGGCGCTGTTCGGCGGCGGCAGCGACGTGGCGCAGGTGATCGTGCGCGAGATCCGGCTGCCGCGTACGATTTTGGGATTCGCGATCGGCGCGATACTCGGACTGTCCGGCGCTGCATTGCAGGGATTGCTGCGCAATCCCCTGGCCTCGCCGTCGTTGTTCGGCGGGCCGCAGTCGGCGGCCTTCGGCGCGGTGCTGGTGATCGCGCTCGGGCTTGCCGACGTGCGCTCCTACGCGCTCCCGGTCGCGGCGATTTTTGCGGCATTCGCTTCCGTTTTCGTGCTGCTCGCGATCGCCGGCCGCAACGCCGGCCTCTTGATCCTGATTCTGGCGGGCCTTGCGATCTCGAGCCTTGCGGGAGCCGCGACCGCATTGGTGATGAACCTGTCCAGCAATCCCTTCGTGGTGCTGGAAATCGCGTTCTGGCTGCTCGGCTCGCTGGAGGATCGCAGTTTTCAGCATGTTGCACTGGCGCTGCCGTTCATCGTCGCTGGCGCGATCATCCTGATGAGCCAGCGCAGCGCCTTCCGCGCGCTCAGCCTCGGCGAGGAGACCGCCCAAAGCCTCGGCGTCGATGTTGGCCGGCTGCGGCTGGTGGTCATTGCCGGCGTTGCGCTCGGCGTCGGCGGCGCGGTCGCGGTGTCAGGCACCATCGGCTTCATCGGCCTGGTCGCGCCGCATCTGATGCGGCCCCTGATCGGCCACGATCCGGCGCGGCTGCTGGTTCCAAGCGCGCTCACCGGAGCTGCGCTGCTGCTGGCCGCCGATATCGCGGTGCGCATCATTCCATCGACCAGCGACATCAAGGTCGGCGTATTGACCTCGATCATCGGCGTGCCGTTCTTCCTCTATCTGATCATGCGCGAACGCCGCGCGCTCGGCGGAGGCGTCACATGACCGCTTCCGCCTTTCTCACCGCGCAGGGTGTGAACGTCCGGCTGGCCGGCCGCGCCGTGCTCAACGATATCTCGCTGTCGCTATCGCCGGGGCATCTGGTCGCGCTGGTCGGACCGAACGGCGCCGGCAAGACCACGCTGTTGCGCGCATTGGCGGGGCTGCTGCCGTCGGACGGCGCCATCCACATCGGCGGCGAGGCCTTGTCGTCGCTCTCGCTGCGCGAGCGCGCCCGGCGCTTCGGCTATCTGCCGCAGGGCCACATCGTGCACTGGCCGCTGCCGGCACGCGATATCGTGGCGCTCGGCCGCTATCCGCATGGTGCGACCGACCCGGCGCGGCTGAGCCCCGGGGATGTCGAGGCGGTGCAGCGGGCGATGCAGGCCGCCGACGTCGTTGCCTTCAGCGATCGTCGCGTCACCGAGCTGTCCGGCGGCGAACGCAGCCGCGTTGCGCTGGCGCGCGTGCTTGCGGTGGAAGCGCCGGTGATCCTGGCCGACGAGCCGACCGCCTCGCTCGATCCGCGTCACCAGTTCGACGTCATGAAAGGCCTCCGCGCCGCTGCCGATCGCGGCGTGCTGGTGATCGTGGTGACGCACGATCTCGGGCTTGCCGCGCGGTTCGCCGATCATGTCCTGGTGCTGTGCGAGGGTCGCCTCGTCGCGCAAGGCGCGCCCGCCGTGGCGCTGTCGGAACAGGTGATGGCCGATGTGTTCAGGATCAGCGCCTATCGCGCGGAATACCGGCACGAGGCCGTGATCGTGCCGTGGGCGGAAATCTGATGCCGGAGCGCCCCGGATCGCTGGCTGCTGCGGTCGCCATCGCTGCGTTGGCGACGTTCGGCGCTGCGCCGCCCGCGTCCGCCGTGGGCCCACGCATCGTATCGATGAACGTCTGCACCGATCAGGCGCTGCTGACGCTCGCCGATCCCGACCAGATCCTCGGCCTTAGCCGGTTTTCCAGGGATGCCTGGGTGGCCGGCGACGTCAACCGTTATCCGACGCTGTCCGGAGGCGCCGAGGATGTGCTGGTGCTGAAGCCCGACGTGGTGGTCGCCAGCCTGTTCGACAAGCGCTCGACGCGGGAACTGTTGAAGGCGAACGGGCTGCATCTCGCCGAGCTTGCCGTGCCGCGCAATCTCGCCGAGGTGAAGGCCCAGATTCGCGAGCTCGGCGCCATTGCCGGACATCCCGATCGCGCCGCGCAACAGGTCGCCCGGCTCGATGCGGCGCTCGCGCGCGCGCGGCAGGCCGTCGCCGACAGGCATTACCGGGTGCTGCCGCTGTCGCGGCGCGGCTGGGTGGCGGGCAGCGACAGCTTTGTCGGCTCGCTCCTGGCCGAGACCGGGCTGTTCAACACCGCCCGCGAACTCGGTTTTGCATCTGGCGGATTCGCCTCGCTCGAGGAAATCGTGAAGCTGAAGCCAGATCTGCTGCTGGTGTCGCAGGCCGGCGACGTCGCGCGCGATGACGGCCAGGCCTTCCTGCTGCACCCGGCGCTCGAGCGGTTCTATCCGACCGCCAATCGCATCGTCATCCCGGAACGGCTGACCGAATGCGGCGGCGTGATGCTGGCGGAGGCACTGGACGTGCTGGTCAAGGAGTTGAGGCGGGTGGGGAAGTAAGGGTTTCAAATCGTCATTGCGAGCGAAGCGAAGCAATCCAGCTTCACTTGAAGAAAGCTGGATTGCTTCGTCGCTTCGCTCCTCGCAATGACGGTCACCCCGTCAGCACCGGGCCGCCGGCCTTCTTCCAGGCGTCGATGCCGCCGGCGATGTGCGCGGTGTTGGCGAGGCCCGCTTCCTTGGCCGCAGTCACAGCCATCGCGGAACGTTCGCCGAAGGCGCAGAAGAACACGATGCGGCGTCCGGTCGCCGCCGCCACCTCGCGCAGCATGCCGCCGGGCCTCAAGGCTTCGCCGATGCCGGGATAGGGCGCGTGCAGCGCGCCCGGCAGGGTGCCATGCTTGGCGCGTTCGCTGGTTTCGCGGAGATCGACCAGAAGGATGTCTGGCCGGCCGAGGCTGTCGATTCCCTCGCGCGCGGTGAGCGATTGCCCCTGTTTGGCCAGATCGTCCTGATGCAGGCCGACATGCATGTTGGCCGGCACCGCCACGTCCATCAATTTCGGGTTGGGCAATTTCAGATTGCCCATCAGCTCGATGTATTCATCGACCGAGCGCACCTGCAGCCGCGGATTGAAGCGCTTTTCCTCGCCGATAGTCGAGACGGTATCGCCCTTGTAGTCATGGGCGGGGAATACCATCGTCTCGTCGGGCAGCTTGAGCAGCCGGTTGAAAATGGAATCGTATTGCGCCCGCGCGCTGCCGTTCTGGAAATCGGTGCGGCCGGTGCCGCGGATCAGGAGCGTATCGCCGGTGAAGACGCGGTCGCGCATCAGGAAGCTGTAGGAATCGTCGGTATGGCCGGGCGTGTACATCACATCGAGGCCGAGGCCCTCGATCATCACCTTGTCGCCGTCACTGACCCGCATCGCCACCACGTCGGCCTTGCTCTGCTCGCCCATGATGGTGACGCAGTGGGTGCGGTCGCGCAGCTCGCCTAGCCCGGTGACGTGGTCGGCGTGCAGATGGGTATCGACCGCCTTGACCAGCCGGAGATCGAGCTCCCTGAGCAATTGGCAATAGCGATCGACCTTCTCCAGCACGGGGTCGAGGATCAGCGCCTCGCCGCCGGCGCGGCTGGCCAGCAGGTAGCTGTAGGTGCCCGAAACGCTGTCGAACAATTGCCGAAAGATCATGGTCGCCTGTTACCGTTGTGGTTCGGCATCATATCAGAAATCGAGCTTGTCGCGGATAGCATCGATCCCCGCCTTGGCGCATTCGTCGTCCTTGTCGCCGCCGGGCGCGCCGGAGACGCCGATGCCGCCGAGCAGCGTTCCGGCGGCCTCGATCATCAGCCCGCCGCCGAGCATGGCGACATTCGGCAAGCGGGCCAGGCCGGGGTCCAGCTGACCGGATTTGATCGACTTCGAAAGATCAGTGGTGGAGGCGCGGAAACTCAGGGACGTATAGGCCTTGCGGGTGGCGGTATCGGGCGCGGGCAGCCCGGCATAGCGGTCGCGCAGCATCACTTGCGGCTGGCCGAAGCGGTCCACCACCGCGACCGCGACCTGAAAGCCGTTGTCGCGGCACTTCCTCAGCGCCGCCTGCGCCGCTTCCAGCGCCACTTCCGGCGACAGCGATTTATAGACCACCAGCGCATCGTCGCCCGCCGCGGCCGGCGCCACGCCGAGCGCAAGCATCATCGCGCCGATCATGGCTGGATATCGCAGCTTCGGTCTTTCAGGTCTTGCGTGCTTCATCGTCACGGCCGGATATAGCTCCAGCCCTGCTCCTGCAGCTCCATCAACTGAACCACGCCCGAAGGGACGATGGTGGCGTCGGACAGGATGGAAACCGCCTTGCCTTCGGCCTTCTCCATGCCCTGCTTGGTGTTGTTGCAGGCCGAAAACTGGATCTTGCCGGGAAAGGCCAGCTCCTTGAGGCGCTTGATGCGGTCCTGCACCGGTGAGGTGTCGGCCCGCAGCATATGGAGGCCGGGCCCATAGGTGACGATGTCGACATCGACGTCTTCGCCCTTGCCGCGATAATATTCGATCACGTTGGTGGCGTTGTTCAGCGCGAGGTTCATGACCTGCGGATCGTTCTGGTCGACCTGGATCGCGAGGCGATGCGGTTTTTTCTCCTCGGCCGCGGAGCCGGCCGAGGCCAGCGCCAGCGACATGAAGGCCACGGTGGCCAGACGGTGAAGGAAGCCGCGCATCACAAAACTCCTCTAAGGCCGAACCAAGGTATAGCCGTTCTCGGTGAGCGACAGGATTTGCCCGACGCCGACCTGTACCGGCGTCGCGGCGGCGATGAATTCCGGCCGTTTGCCGGTGTCGCGCTCGACCGAATCCACGGTATTCAGGCAGACATCGAAGCGCACGCCCTGCGCGACCAGGCTCTCGACCAGTTTGCGGTTGCTGTTGCCGGGGGACAGCAATTCGATGCCGGGGCCGAACGTCACCACTTCGACCGCGACCTTGTCGGGATCGTAGAGTTTCAGAAGGTTATTGGCGACGCTGATGACGAGGCCCTGCTTCTTCGGATCATTGTCCGAAAGCTGCAGTACGATTCGATGCTCGGCGAACGGCTTGTCCGGCAGCGGCGCCTGCTCCGCGCGGGCGAGCGACGCGAACGTTGCCGCGATCACGGCAAAACCGAAGGCGCGAGCGATCGATCGTCCATGTGCCGGGATAGTTCTCATCCCTGTTCCGTAATGCCTGGATTGCCTTCAACGCCCTTCAGGGTGACGCCGGTGCCGCGCTGGGTCGACGTTTTCCCCGAGCGCAGATGTTTTGCGAATACATCCCACACCGGCACGCCCTGCTGCTCGTTGACGGAAGCCCATCCCGCCACCTTGTAGCTCTTGCCGGCCTCGAGCGGCTTGCCGTTGCCGAGTTTCAGGTCGGAAATCCGGCGACCGACGCTCTCGGTCGGAGCGCAGGAATAGGCGAGGCCGCCGACGCGAACCATGTCGCCGCCCTGCTGATAATAGGGATCGACGTTGAAGAGATTGTCGCAGACGTCTTCGAGGATGTCCTTGATCTGGCCGCCGGTCATGCTCAGCGCGTAGGTCTCGGGGT
The genomic region above belongs to Bradyrhizobium sediminis and contains:
- a CDS encoding DsrE family protein: MRGFLHRLATVAFMSLALASAGSAAEEKKPHRLAIQVDQNDPQVMNLALNNATNVIEYYRGKGEDVDVDIVTYGPGLHMLRADTSPVQDRIKRLKELAFPGKIQFSACNNTKQGMEKAEGKAVSILSDATIVPSGVVQLMELQEQGWSYIRP
- a CDS encoding ABC transporter substrate-binding protein; the encoded protein is MPERPGSLAAAVAIAALATFGAAPPASAVGPRIVSMNVCTDQALLTLADPDQILGLSRFSRDAWVAGDVNRYPTLSGGAEDVLVLKPDVVVASLFDKRSTRELLKANGLHLAELAVPRNLAEVKAQIRELGAIAGHPDRAAQQVARLDAALARARQAVADRHYRVLPLSRRGWVAGSDSFVGSLLAETGLFNTARELGFASGGFASLEEIVKLKPDLLLVSQAGDVARDDGQAFLLHPALERFYPTANRIVIPERLTECGGVMLAEALDVLVKELRRVGK
- a CDS encoding DUF6925 family protein: MRVATIDLLQGAIADPDTQWSLGTFGAIAEFSRDRDEPVALRQADDAVSAVTPRGGIVIRHHPRNRPLASESITKSGWNQRIALCLTDDDGAMGGRTVLTELGADRDALRAEDRESVLFDLGLGAPHADFCVRVGDSDTAAQLRQHAGRAVFEPGNPAMGLILAANPHRVFLSRLGRIEVYQPIPHASGKSPDGPHTHVLPKLLKSGRTHPATEPIPEGWVPCAHLYPPHPARDGLGEPRPFDAARHDSFQEIIERFGQPETSAIKRRIMEAIDANEPPSALAQDRHGRTTIRIALRQMKAAGHLSPALQSWIENFDPAGLESDADEADLHHDR
- a CDS encoding FecCD family ABC transporter permease — encoded protein: MAMADIAARRRAGVMAALVMLVVLLVLISLGTGPVWLSPPAVAEALFGGGSDVAQVIVREIRLPRTILGFAIGAILGLSGAALQGLLRNPLASPSLFGGPQSAAFGAVLVIALGLADVRSYALPVAAIFAAFASVFVLLAIAGRNAGLLILILAGLAISSLAGAATALVMNLSSNPFVVLEIAFWLLGSLEDRSFQHVALALPFIVAGAIILMSQRSAFRALSLGEETAQSLGVDVGRLRLVVIAGVALGVGGAVAVSGTIGFIGLVAPHLMRPLIGHDPARLLVPSALTGAALLLAADIAVRIIPSTSDIKVGVLTSIIGVPFFLYLIMRERRALGGGVT
- a CDS encoding MBL fold metallo-hydrolase, which encodes MIFRQLFDSVSGTYSYLLASRAGGEALILDPVLEKVDRYCQLLRELDLRLVKAVDTHLHADHVTGLGELRDRTHCVTIMGEQSKADVVAMRVSDGDKVMIEGLGLDVMYTPGHTDDSYSFLMRDRVFTGDTLLIRGTGRTDFQNGSARAQYDSIFNRLLKLPDETMVFPAHDYKGDTVSTIGEEKRFNPRLQVRSVDEYIELMGNLKLPNPKLMDVAVPANMHVGLHQDDLAKQGQSLTAREGIDSLGRPDILLVDLRETSERAKHGTLPGALHAPYPGIGEALRPGGMLREVAAATGRRIVFFCAFGERSAMAVTAAKEAGLANTAHIAGGIDAWKKAGGPVLTG
- a CDS encoding GlcG/HbpS family heme-binding protein → MIGAMMLALGVAPAAAGDDALVVYKSLSPEVALEAAQAALRKCRDNGFQVAVAVVDRFGQPQVMLRDRYAGLPAPDTATRKAYTSLSFRASTTDLSKSIKSGQLDPGLARLPNVAMLGGGLMIEAAGTLLGGIGVSGAPGGDKDDECAKAGIDAIRDKLDF
- a CDS encoding transcriptional regulator produces the protein MNDEPKTPAELREIRLSRKAAQNAEGIKAMADIAAADIAIRKRTADLRALRLAKEAADRENPPEPKVKAKAKPKKKKTT
- a CDS encoding DsrE family protein, with translation MRTIPAHGRSIARAFGFAVIAATFASLARAEQAPLPDKPFAEHRIVLQLSDNDPKKQGLVISVANNLLKLYDPDKVAVEVVTFGPGIELLSPGNSNRKLVESLVAQGVRFDVCLNTVDSVERDTGKRPEFIAAATPVQVGVGQILSLTENGYTLVRP
- a CDS encoding TonB-dependent receptor → MSSISLAAQRRRSCWLATTFLVPVLSFGVSTARAQQVAAALPPIEISAPNDENRTRAKPRTDQEQGSRRIAPAPTSRRNAAPSAGRTAGATAVRQFNGIVGTSATVITAEEIAHSPAATLQEIIAQTPGVQLTSLYGGVNGVKTSVDLRGFGAFASSNTLLLINGRRVNDIDMQGVDFSTIPRDSIERIEITRGNSGAVLYGDNAVGGVINIILKNGVGGPPAAIRAEGGAGSFNARMVSFSAATNYGPWSASFYGNGIKSDGYRVNNALDQRNGIGNLNYTTSDLTAFLTLSGDDQKLGFPGGRLVDPSIGLNELVTNRRGTNTPFDYGNQQGANATAGFTKTLMNGVDLIVDGGVRDKKQQAGFFNPFGNSYVDSHLQTWAITPRLSIKNVIFGLPSSILTGVDYYDATFHQERPVNKGTPPIHTYDLQQQTLAGYWQQTIGLLPTTDFSYGARVQQTTLKARDILNNDPNCAFFFTCSAQNLPLDSQEGQYALHIGLEHRFNNVFSVFGRAARAFRTPNVDERLSSGPAFDPFFNALPGDFRLKTQTSHDIEGGFRVRSGGFQMQSSIYGMDLENEIHFIPALFYNVNLDPTRRYGSETSASLRVSDSVMLRGGMAYTRAVFREGQFAGNDVPLVSRYTASGGVTWNIWQKYLVADATVRGWSERFMDNDQANTQRRIPASATIDFKLSGEYEHFYWSLSVNNILDALYYDYAVASSFTAGRFSAYPLPGRTYMVKAGATF
- a CDS encoding ABC transporter ATP-binding protein; amino-acid sequence: MTASAFLTAQGVNVRLAGRAVLNDISLSLSPGHLVALVGPNGAGKTTLLRALAGLLPSDGAIHIGGEALSSLSLRERARRFGYLPQGHIVHWPLPARDIVALGRYPHGATDPARLSPGDVEAVQRAMQAADVVAFSDRRVTELSGGERSRVALARVLAVEAPVILADEPTASLDPRHQFDVMKGLRAAADRGVLVIVVTHDLGLAARFADHVLVLCEGRLVAQGAPAVALSEQVMADVFRISAYRAEYRHEAVIVPWAEI